One genomic window of Solea solea chromosome 12, fSolSol10.1, whole genome shotgun sequence includes the following:
- the nap1l4a gene encoding nucleosome assembly protein 1-like 4a isoform X2: MDASKGKGDQGMQNPVGQMDKPVGFHFMESMLPKAVKRRVHALKRLQVQCANIEAKFYEEVHELERKYAALYQPLFEKRRDIVTGSVQPTDAECEWHSDREEEEELAEEVKEKASIEDAKKGEATPEEDPKGIPEFWLTIFRSVDMLSDMLQEHDEPILKHLKDIQVKFSEPGQPMSFTLEFHFEPNGYFNNAVLTKVYKMKSEPDASEPFSFEGPEIIDCEGCQIDWHKGKDVTVKTIKKKQKHKGRGTVRTVTKQVPNDSFFNFFNPVKASPDGEMDEDSEFTLATDFEIGHFFRERIVPRAVLYFTGEALEDDDSFEEEELEEGDEEEQDEEGDDDDDDGDLDPKKEQPQPAECKQQ, from the exons ATGGATGCAAGTAaag GTAAAGGGGATCAAGGGATGCAAAATCCAGTTGGTCAAATGGACAAGCCTGTTGGCTTCCATTTTATGGAAAG TATGCTTCCTAAAGCAGTCAAGAGGAGAGTGCATGCCCTGAAACGGCTACAGGTGCAGTGTGCCAACATAGAGGCTAAGTTCTACGAGGAAGTCCACGAGCTAGAGAGGAAGTATGCTGCCCTCTACCAGCCACTCTTTGAGAAG agACGAGACATTGTCACAGGATCAGTGCAACCCACAGATGCGGAGTGTGAGTGgcacagtgacagagaggaagaggaagagcttGCT GAGGAAGTAAAGGAAAAGGCTTCAATTGAGGATGCAAAGAAAGGAGAAGCCACACCAGAGGAAGACCCAAAGGGCATCCCAGAGTTCTGGCTCACCATATTCAGAAGTGTGGACATGCTCAGTGACATGCTACAG GAGCATGATGAGCCCATCCTAAAACACCTGAAAGATATTCAAGTCAAATTTTCTGAGCCAGGACAGCCAATG AGTTTCACGTTAGAGTTCCACTTTGAGCCTAATGGTTACTTCAACAATGCAGTCCTCACTAAAGTGTACAAGATGAAGTCAGAGCCTGATGCTTCAGAACCTTTCTCATTTGAGGGGCCAGAGATCATTGACTGTGAAGG GTGTCAGATAGATTGGCATAAGGGGAAGGATGTGACTGTGAAAACTAttaagaagaagcagaagcatAAAGGCCGTGGCACTGTTCGCACTGTTACTAAACAGGTCCCCAACGACTCTTTCTTCAACTTCTTTAATCCAGTTAAAG CTTCACCCGATGGAGAAATG GATGAGGACTCTGAGTTCACTCTAGCCACAGACTTTGAGATTGGTCATTTTTTCCGTGAGAGAATAGTTCCCAGAGCAGTGCTGTACTTCACTGGAGAGGCCCTGGAAGATGACGATAGT tttgaagaggaggagctggaagAGGGAGACGAAGAG GAGCAAGATGAGGAaggtgatgacgatgatgacgatggaGACTTGGACCCCAAG
- the igf2b gene encoding insulin-like growth factor 2b encodes MESQQRHGQRSLCHTCRRTESSRMKVKKMSSSCPVLLFALALALHAVEVVSTETLCGGELVDALQFVCEDRGFYFSRPTSRGSNRRSQNRGIVEECCFRSCDLNLLEQYCAKPAKSERDVSATSLQVMMPAIKQEVPRKQHVSKYSKYEVWQRKAAQRLRRGVPAILRAKKFRRQEENIKAQEQAIFHRPLISLPSKLPPVLLATENYVNHK; translated from the exons ATGGAGAGCCAGCAAAGACACGGACAGCGCTCACTTTGCCACACCTGCAGGAGAACGGAGAGCAGCAGAATGAAG GTCAAGAAGATGTCTTCGTCCTGTCCTGTGCTGCTGTTTGCACTGGCCCTGGCGCTCCACGCTGTGGAAGTGGTCTCGACGGAGACGCTGTGTGGGGGAGAGCTGGTGGACGCGCTGCAGTTTGTCTGCGAAGACAGAGGCTTTTATTTCA GTAGGCCAACCAGCAGGGGTAGCAACCGGCGCTCCCAGAACCGTGGGATCGTAGAGGAATGTTGTTTCCGTAGCTGTGACCTCAACCTGCTGGAGCAGTACTGTGCCAAACCCGCCAAGTCCGAAAGGGACGTGTCGGCCACCTCTCTACAGGTCATGATGCCCGCAATAAAGCAG GAAGTCCCGAGGAAGCAGCACGTATCCAAGTATTCCAAATACGAGGTGTGGCAGAGGAAGGCGGCCCAGCGGCTCCGGAGGGGTGTCCCCGCCATCCTGAGGGCCAAAAAGTTTCGGAGGCAGGAGGAGAACATCAAAGCACAGGAGCAGGCAATCTTCCACAGGCCCCTGATCAGCCTGCCCAGCAAACTGCCGCCCGTCTTGCTGGCCACGGAAAACTATGTCAACCACAAATGA
- the th gene encoding tyrosine 3-monooxygenase, with translation MPLSSSSTSSAKGIRRAASELERSDSITSARFLGRRQSLIDDARKEREAAAAAAEAAETTEQIVFEEDDGKALLNLFFTLKNSNTPALSRTLKVFETFGAKIHHLETRPCRKLKDGLGGLEYFVRCEVHLSDASTLISSIKRNAEDVKTTKEVKFHWFPKKIADLDKCHHLVTKYDPDLDPDHPGFTDPVYRKRRQMIGDIAFRYRHGEVIPRVEYTEDEIGTWREVYSTLRDLYSTHACNEHVEAFRLLERHCGYSADNIPQLEGVSRFLKERTGFQLRPVAGLLSARDFLASLAFRVFQCTQYIRHASSPMHSPEPDCVHELLGHVPMLADRTFAEFSHNLGLASLGASDEDIEKLSTLYWFTIEYGLCKQNGEVKVYGAGLLSSYGELVHSLSDEPETREFDPEAAAVQPYQDQTYQPVYFVSESFSDTKEKLRTYGAGIKRPFSVRFDPYTSSIEVLDNPLKIQEGLEEVRDELKMLTDALSVLS, from the exons ATGCCACTATCAAGCAGCTCCACATCCTCCGCTAAGGGCATCCGCAGAGCCGCATCCGAGCTGGAGAGGTCTGACTCCATCACG TCAGCCAGATTCCTCGGGAGACGACAAAGCTTGATCGACGACGCGCGCAAGGAGAGggaggctgcagctgcagcggcGGAGGCTGCAGAGACCACTGAACAGATCGTATTTGAGGAAGATGATGGAAAAGCGCTCCTCAACCTCTTCTTCACGTTAAAGAACTCCAATACACCTGCGCTGTCGCGGACACTGAAAGTTTTCGAG ACATTTGGAGCAAAGATTCACCATTTGGAGACACGCCCATGCCGAAAGCTCAAGGACGGCCTGGGAGGCCTGGAGTACTTTGTCCGCTGTGAGGTGCACCTTTCGGATGCCAGTACTCTGATCAGCTCCATCAAGAGGAATGCTGAGGATGTTAAAACCACCAAAGAAGTCAAAT TCCACTGGTTCCCAAAGAAAATAGCAGATCTGGACAAATGTCATCATCTGGTTACAAAATATGATCCAGACTTGGACCCAGACCATCCT GGCTTCACAGATCCCGTCTACAGGAAGAGAAGGCAAATGATTGGTGACATTGCCTTCAGATACAGACA TGGGGAGGTGATTCCCAGAGTGGAATACACGGAGGATGAGATTGGCACATG GCGGGAAGTCTACTCAACCCTAAGAGACTTATATTCCACCCATGCCTGTAATGAACACGTCGAGGCCTTCCGCCTACTTGAAAGGCATTGTGGGTACAGTGCGGACAACATCCCCCAACTGGAAGGGGTGTCACGCTTCCTCAAAG agcgaACAGGATTCCAGCTGCGTCCAGTGGCAGGTCTGCTCTCAGCCAGAGACTTCCTGGCCAGTTTGGCATTCAGGGTGTTCCAGTGCACTCAGTACATTCGCCACGCCTCCTCTCCTATGCACTCCCCAGAACC TGATTGTGTCCATGAACTCTTGGGACATGTCCCCATGTTGGCCGACCGCACATTTGCTGAGTTTTCACAC aaccTTGGTCTGGCATCACTTGGAGCTTCAGATGAGGACATTGAAAAACTGTCCACA CTTTACTGGTTCACCATCGAGTATGGTTTATGTAAGCAGAACGGTGAGGTGAAGGTTTACGGCGCGGGGCTTCTTTCCTCTTATGGAGAGCTTGTG CACTCTCTGTCTGATGAACCAGAGACAAGAGAGTTTGATCCAGAGGCTGCAGCAGTTCAGCCTTATCAGGACCAGACGTACCAGCCTGTCTACTTTGTTTCTGAGAGTTTTTCAGATACAAAGGAGAAATTAAG GACATACGGGGCTGGTATTAAGCGTCCCTTCTCAGTGAGGTTTGATCCCTACACCAGCAGCATTGAGGTCCTGGACAACCCGCTGAAGATCCAGGAAGGCCTGGAAGAAGTGAGGGATGAGCTAAAGATGCTGACAgatgccctcagtgttttatcatGA
- the nap1l4a gene encoding nucleosome assembly protein 1-like 4a isoform X3: MDASKGKGDQGMQNPVGQMDKPVGFHFMESMLPKAVKRRVHALKRLQVQCANIEAKFYEEVHELERKYAALYQPLFEKRRDIVTGSVQPTDAECEWHSDREEEEELAEEVKEKASIEDAKKGEATPEEDPKGIPEFWLTIFRSVDMLSDMLQEHDEPILKHLKDIQVKFSEPGQPMSFTLEFHFEPNGYFNNAVLTKVYKMKSEPDASEPFSFEGPEIIDCEGCQIDWHKGKDVTVKTIKKKQKHKGRGTVRTVTKQVPNDSFFNFFNPVKASPDGEMDEDSEFTLATDFEIGHFFRERIVPRAVLYFTGEALEDDDSFEEEELEEGDEEEQDEEGDDDDDDGDLDPKA; encoded by the exons ATGGATGCAAGTAaag GTAAAGGGGATCAAGGGATGCAAAATCCAGTTGGTCAAATGGACAAGCCTGTTGGCTTCCATTTTATGGAAAG TATGCTTCCTAAAGCAGTCAAGAGGAGAGTGCATGCCCTGAAACGGCTACAGGTGCAGTGTGCCAACATAGAGGCTAAGTTCTACGAGGAAGTCCACGAGCTAGAGAGGAAGTATGCTGCCCTCTACCAGCCACTCTTTGAGAAG agACGAGACATTGTCACAGGATCAGTGCAACCCACAGATGCGGAGTGTGAGTGgcacagtgacagagaggaagaggaagagcttGCT GAGGAAGTAAAGGAAAAGGCTTCAATTGAGGATGCAAAGAAAGGAGAAGCCACACCAGAGGAAGACCCAAAGGGCATCCCAGAGTTCTGGCTCACCATATTCAGAAGTGTGGACATGCTCAGTGACATGCTACAG GAGCATGATGAGCCCATCCTAAAACACCTGAAAGATATTCAAGTCAAATTTTCTGAGCCAGGACAGCCAATG AGTTTCACGTTAGAGTTCCACTTTGAGCCTAATGGTTACTTCAACAATGCAGTCCTCACTAAAGTGTACAAGATGAAGTCAGAGCCTGATGCTTCAGAACCTTTCTCATTTGAGGGGCCAGAGATCATTGACTGTGAAGG GTGTCAGATAGATTGGCATAAGGGGAAGGATGTGACTGTGAAAACTAttaagaagaagcagaagcatAAAGGCCGTGGCACTGTTCGCACTGTTACTAAACAGGTCCCCAACGACTCTTTCTTCAACTTCTTTAATCCAGTTAAAG CTTCACCCGATGGAGAAATG GATGAGGACTCTGAGTTCACTCTAGCCACAGACTTTGAGATTGGTCATTTTTTCCGTGAGAGAATAGTTCCCAGAGCAGTGCTGTACTTCACTGGAGAGGCCCTGGAAGATGACGATAGT tttgaagaggaggagctggaagAGGGAGACGAAGAG GAGCAAGATGAGGAaggtgatgacgatgatgacgatggaGACTTGGACCCCAAG